A stretch of Bradyrhizobium diazoefficiens DNA encodes these proteins:
- a CDS encoding SagB family peptide dehydrogenase produces MQADGSIAAVSSDDSVSLGQFSAAAIARAGHLATGLPLASLAGKSVPAKQLHALVQRLARHGLLDYRLFSPRDAQDLVVIEPQIADYWPQPAKLSSSDTIVLSRFAYLRRRGNEMVLESPRAGALFRICHPAIAAMLATLSQPHKISSLRKQIASPNLDLLGLLLDAAMLLKLGLNDADGGRVNEGDRNLVLWDFHDLVFHTRSTEGRHVNPVGGAYLHARGVPPLPAVRPRWPGKAIALGKLAATELKSPFANLLRERHSTRDFDHQHPITLAELAQFLDTTARVLSEWTSEADFDGGPEVSYSWRPYPAAGSAYELELYLAVSNCEGLARGLYHYDAGGHALVAIEASAQQLQALSTAAEFAMGTSGPPQILITIAARFGRISWKYSSIAYSLILKDVGCLIQTFYLAATDMGLGGCAIGTGNIEQFAKMTGLEFHVEGAVGQFALGRGRKAEGAG; encoded by the coding sequence ATGCAGGCCGACGGCAGCATTGCCGCGGTCTCCAGCGATGATTCGGTCAGTCTCGGACAATTCAGCGCGGCGGCGATCGCGCGGGCCGGGCATCTCGCGACCGGCCTGCCGCTCGCTTCCCTTGCCGGCAAGAGCGTGCCCGCGAAGCAGCTTCACGCTCTGGTGCAGCGACTGGCGCGGCACGGGCTTCTCGACTATCGCCTGTTCTCTCCCCGCGACGCGCAAGATCTGGTGGTGATCGAACCACAGATCGCCGACTACTGGCCGCAACCCGCCAAGCTATCGAGCAGCGATACGATCGTGTTGTCGCGCTTTGCTTATCTGCGCCGGCGCGGCAACGAGATGGTGCTGGAATCGCCGCGCGCCGGCGCGCTGTTCCGGATTTGCCATCCCGCCATTGCGGCGATGCTGGCTACCCTGTCGCAGCCTCACAAGATCAGCAGTCTTCGCAAGCAAATCGCTTCCCCGAATCTCGACCTGCTCGGCTTGTTGCTCGATGCCGCTATGCTGCTCAAGCTCGGTTTGAACGACGCCGACGGCGGTCGGGTGAACGAAGGCGATCGCAATCTCGTTCTCTGGGATTTCCACGATCTCGTGTTTCACACGCGCAGCACGGAGGGCCGGCACGTCAATCCGGTTGGCGGCGCGTACCTCCATGCGCGGGGCGTTCCGCCGCTGCCCGCGGTGCGCCCGCGCTGGCCCGGCAAGGCCATCGCCCTCGGCAAGCTCGCCGCGACGGAGCTGAAATCTCCCTTCGCGAATTTATTGCGCGAGCGCCATTCAACACGGGATTTCGACCACCAGCATCCGATCACGCTCGCCGAACTCGCGCAGTTTCTCGACACCACCGCCCGCGTGCTGTCGGAATGGACAAGCGAGGCAGATTTCGACGGCGGTCCGGAGGTCAGCTACAGTTGGAGGCCGTATCCGGCCGCTGGCAGCGCGTATGAGCTGGAATTGTACCTCGCGGTCTCGAACTGCGAGGGGCTCGCACGCGGACTTTATCACTACGATGCCGGCGGCCACGCACTGGTCGCGATCGAGGCCTCCGCCCAGCAGCTCCAGGCGCTGTCGACGGCCGCCGAGTTCGCCATGGGCACATCCGGCCCGCCGCAAATCCTGATCACGATCGCCGCGCGCTTCGGCCGGATCTCCTGGAAATACAGCTCGATCGCATACTCGCTGATCCTGAAGGATGTCGGCTGCCTGATCCAGACGTTCTATCTGGCGGCGACGGATATGGGCCTCGGCGGCTGCGCGATCGGCACCGGCAATATCGAGCAGTTTGCGAAAATGACGGGGCTGGAGTTTCACGTCGAGGGCGCGGTCGGGCAATTTGCGCTGGGGCGGGGGAGGAAGGCGGAGGGAGCGGGCTAG